In a single window of the Candidatus Krumholzibacteriia bacterium genome:
- a CDS encoding low molecular weight protein arginine phosphatase, translating into MKNKTILFVCTGNTCRSPMAEVLARAMASERGLSLDFRSAGIRASGGQPASKEAREILAEEGLDLSGHRSRSLDESGGVDLILVMEASQREALDGFGSQVLLFSEWAGESTPGPDLEDPYGQERAAYEATFRRILEYLEEGFRRIEQG; encoded by the coding sequence ATGAAGAACAAGACGATTCTCTTCGTTTGCACCGGTAACACCTGTCGGAGTCCCATGGCGGAAGTTCTTGCTCGAGCCATGGCCTCTGAGCGAGGGCTCTCGCTGGACTTCCGTTCAGCAGGGATTCGGGCCAGCGGTGGACAGCCCGCTTCGAAGGAAGCCAGGGAGATTCTCGCCGAAGAAGGTCTGGACCTTTCGGGACATCGATCCAGGAGCCTTGATGAAAGCGGTGGCGTGGACCTGATCCTCGTCATGGAGGCCTCGCAGAGAGAGGCACTTGATGGCTTCGGATCGCAGGTTCTTCTCTTCAGTGAATGGGCGGGGGAAAGCACCCCGGGGCCTGATCTTGAGGATCCCTACGGACAGGAACGGGCGGCATACGAAGCAACTTTCCGCAGGATCCTGGAATACCTGGAAGAGGGATTCCGCAGGATCGAACAGGGCTGA
- a CDS encoding L-threonylcarbamoyladenylate synthase, with protein sequence MSDVLSKVEDPRTALAAIRTLTVGGIAALPTDTLYGFHGLASWPGMASRICVLKGCDEDSRGFILLSDSAEMMARWAKVDDRVLAFVKQNCPGPVSFLLEALPEAPDELCTEEAGIRRLAFRIPDNSYLLHLLSLIDDFLISTSVNPSGEPPLETAAEIVMLYADKVDLVASDSSLEKRIAKEGPQASTLVDLTVDPPRILREGQVRPKLDLEPTRG encoded by the coding sequence ATGAGCGATGTACTGAGCAAGGTGGAAGATCCCCGAACAGCCCTGGCAGCAATCCGCACCCTTACAGTGGGAGGAATCGCGGCTTTGCCCACGGACACCCTCTACGGATTCCATGGCCTGGCTTCCTGGCCAGGGATGGCCAGCAGAATTTGCGTCCTCAAGGGCTGTGATGAAGACTCCCGGGGATTTATCCTTCTCAGCGATTCTGCGGAGATGATGGCCCGTTGGGCAAAGGTGGATGACCGGGTTCTCGCCTTTGTGAAGCAGAACTGCCCGGGCCCGGTCTCCTTCCTCCTGGAAGCTCTCCCGGAAGCTCCCGATGAACTCTGCACCGAAGAGGCCGGCATTCGGCGCCTGGCATTTCGCATTCCTGATAACAGCTATCTCCTTCATTTACTTTCGCTTATCGATGACTTTCTGATTTCCACCAGTGTCAATCCCAGCGGCGAGCCTCCCCTTGAAACTGCCGCTGAAATTGTTATGCTGTATGCAGATAAGGTCGATCTCGTGGCTTCGGATTCCTCCCTTGAGAAACGAATCGCGAAGGAGGGACCCCAGGCTTCCACTCTGGTCGACCTGACCGTGGACCCGCCCCGGATCCTGAGAGAGGGGCAGGTCCGCCCAAAACTGGATCTCGAACCGACTCGGGGATGA
- the purD gene encoding phosphoribosylamine--glycine ligase has product MRILVLGSGGREHALAWRLSRSSSVSELRVWPGNGGTALAGWNLSVALFEGRSEEEAIASMAPDLVVIGPEQSLVDGLADRLRERGIAVFGPGQEAARLEGSKSFAKDFMIRHGIPTARSLTLGEGDSLEKALDEMGDSIVLKADGLAAGKGVLLPESREEALHAGRAMLEEGSFGEAGKTLLIEERLEGYEVSLLAVLDGKDYFLLPSSQDHKRALENDLGPNTGGMGAYGPVPTMDAEGLKTIADEVFGKALKGLAKDGLDYRGVLYAGLMMTASGPRVLEFNCRFGDPETQALMLLLEGDLGVLLDSAARGNLETEALRERDGSSMVVVLASRGYPSASDTGYSIEGLGRDYDESVVFHAGTCLETGGLVNSGGRVLGVTARGEDLAEARERCYRRIERIQFEGMQYRRDIGWRALEMKGKA; this is encoded by the coding sequence GTGAGAATTCTGGTTCTCGGTTCCGGAGGGCGGGAACACGCCCTTGCCTGGCGTCTTTCCCGGTCTTCCAGTGTCAGCGAGCTTCGGGTCTGGCCCGGCAACGGGGGGACGGCTCTTGCAGGCTGGAACCTCTCGGTGGCCCTGTTTGAGGGCAGGAGCGAAGAAGAGGCGATCGCGTCGATGGCGCCGGACCTTGTGGTCATCGGCCCGGAGCAGTCTCTGGTGGATGGCCTTGCCGACCGGCTTCGCGAGCGAGGCATTGCCGTCTTCGGCCCCGGCCAGGAGGCGGCTCGTCTGGAAGGCTCCAAGTCCTTTGCCAAGGACTTCATGATCCGCCATGGCATCCCCACGGCCCGATCACTTACGCTCGGCGAGGGTGATTCCCTGGAAAAGGCTCTTGATGAAATGGGAGACTCCATTGTCCTCAAGGCTGATGGCCTTGCTGCCGGCAAGGGTGTGCTTCTGCCGGAAAGCCGGGAGGAGGCTCTTCACGCAGGGAGGGCCATGCTGGAAGAGGGCAGCTTCGGGGAGGCGGGAAAGACCCTGTTGATCGAGGAAAGGCTGGAAGGCTATGAAGTTTCCCTTTTGGCCGTTCTGGATGGAAAGGATTACTTCCTTCTTCCCTCCAGTCAGGATCATAAACGCGCCCTGGAAAATGACCTTGGCCCCAATACCGGCGGAATGGGAGCCTATGGCCCGGTTCCCACGATGGATGCCGAAGGATTGAAAACGATTGCCGATGAGGTGTTTGGCAAGGCTCTGAAGGGTCTTGCCAAAGACGGGCTTGATTACCGGGGAGTTCTCTACGCGGGTTTGATGATGACCGCCTCAGGGCCCCGGGTTCTGGAGTTCAACTGTCGGTTTGGAGATCCGGAAACGCAGGCACTGATGCTGCTTCTCGAGGGAGATCTGGGAGTTCTTCTGGACTCGGCCGCCCGGGGTAATCTGGAGACGGAAGCGCTTCGGGAGCGAGATGGTAGTTCCATGGTGGTGGTTCTGGCTTCCCGGGGCTATCCTTCGGCCAGTGACACGGGATATTCCATCGAGGGGCTGGGAAGAGACTACGATGAGTCGGTGGTCTTCCATGCGGGTACATGTCTGGAGACAGGAGGGCTCGTCAATTCCGGAGGACGGGTTCTCGGGGTGACGGCCCGGGGAGAGGACCTTGCAGAAGCCCGTGAACGCTGTTACCGTCGTATTGAGAGAATCCAGTTTGAAGGAATGCAGTACCGAAGGGATATCGGCTGGCGGGCCCTGGAGATGAAAGGGAAAGCATGA
- a CDS encoding branched-chain amino acid transaminase gives MAVKKADTIWMNGQLVDWDDAKIHVLSHVIHYGSSVFEGIRVYQTPQGSAVFRLDDHVRRLLDSSKIYRMEVPFSFEELRDAMLETVIINKLEECYIRPVVYRGYGTVGVDPAGSPIDVAIAVWEWGKYLGPEALEKGVDVCVSSWARMAPNTMPNMAKAASNYMNSQLIKMEAITNGYVEGIGLDVSGYVSEGSGENIFLVQGDVVYTTPISGSILVGITRNTIITLLEEMGYEVREQNIPREMLYLADEVFFTGSASEVTPIRSIDRIEIGTGGRGPVAKKLQDRFFGMFDGSEKDRYEWLTFVKSAAVAK, from the coding sequence ATGGCGGTCAAGAAGGCCGATACTATCTGGATGAACGGGCAGCTTGTCGACTGGGACGATGCGAAGATTCATGTTCTCAGTCATGTGATCCATTATGGAAGCAGTGTCTTCGAGGGAATCCGGGTTTACCAGACTCCCCAGGGCTCGGCGGTCTTCCGTCTTGATGATCACGTTCGCAGGCTCCTGGATTCCTCGAAAATCTATCGCATGGAGGTTCCCTTCAGCTTTGAGGAACTTCGGGACGCCATGCTGGAGACCGTGATCATCAACAAGCTGGAGGAGTGCTACATTCGGCCCGTTGTTTACCGTGGCTACGGCACCGTGGGCGTGGATCCGGCCGGGAGCCCCATTGATGTGGCGATCGCAGTCTGGGAGTGGGGCAAGTACCTCGGTCCTGAGGCTCTGGAAAAAGGGGTGGACGTCTGTGTTTCCAGTTGGGCACGAATGGCCCCGAACACCATGCCGAACATGGCAAAGGCAGCCAGCAACTACATGAACAGCCAGTTGATCAAGATGGAAGCGATCACCAACGGCTATGTCGAGGGCATTGGACTCGATGTCAGTGGATACGTAAGCGAGGGAAGCGGGGAGAACATCTTCCTGGTTCAGGGCGATGTGGTCTACACGACCCCGATCAGCGGTTCCATTCTCGTGGGAATCACCCGAAACACGATCATCACCCTGCTTGAGGAAATGGGCTACGAGGTTCGGGAGCAGAACATTCCCCGCGAGATGCTCTATCTGGCAGACGAGGTGTTCTTCACAGGCTCGGCCTCGGAGGTGACCCCGATCCGCAGCATCGACCGGATTGAAATCGGCACCGGTGGACGTGGACCCGTGGCGAAGAAACTGCAGGATCGTTTCTTCGGCATGTTTGACGGGAGCGAGAAGGATCGCTACGAATGGCTGACCTTTGTCAAATCGGCTGCGGTGGCGAAGTAA
- the glyA gene encoding serine hydroxymethyltransferase yields MDPEVFEAMKGELHRQEEGLELIASENFVSPAVMQAMGSVLTNKYAEGYPGKRYYGGCANVDEIEILARNRARKLFGSDRANVQPHSGTQANITAYMAFLEPGDTIMGMNLSHGGHLSHGHPLNFSGKFFKVVPYGVKEGEETIDYEALADIARDSSPKMIVAGASAYPRFIDFEKFRQVADEVGALLMVDMAHIAGLVAGGVHPSPVPWADVVTSTTHKTLRGPRGGLILEKKEHVGAINKTNFPGNQGGPFMHVIAAKAVCFQEALRPEFRDYAAQIVSNAKALAEALIERGYTLVSGGTDNHQILVNFRGSDVTGKSAEEALEGAGITVNKNTVPFDERSPFVTSGIRIGTPAISTRGFREPELAITGGLVADVLDSIRGEEADPEVQQRVFNKVKELTAAFPLYAENSRAVFPS; encoded by the coding sequence ATGGATCCGGAAGTGTTCGAAGCGATGAAGGGTGAGTTGCATCGCCAGGAAGAGGGACTCGAGTTGATTGCATCGGAGAACTTCGTCTCTCCGGCCGTGATGCAGGCCATGGGTTCCGTACTGACGAACAAGTATGCGGAAGGCTATCCCGGTAAACGCTATTACGGCGGATGCGCGAATGTCGATGAGATCGAAATCCTTGCCAGAAACCGCGCGAGGAAACTCTTCGGCTCCGATCGTGCCAATGTTCAGCCCCACTCCGGAACCCAGGCGAACATCACGGCCTACATGGCCTTCCTGGAGCCGGGCGACACGATCATGGGCATGAACCTCTCTCATGGTGGACACCTCTCCCATGGGCATCCCCTGAACTTTTCGGGCAAGTTCTTCAAGGTCGTTCCCTATGGCGTGAAGGAAGGCGAGGAAACGATCGACTATGAAGCACTCGCAGACATTGCCCGGGATAGCAGCCCGAAGATGATCGTGGCGGGAGCCAGTGCCTATCCCCGGTTTATTGATTTCGAGAAGTTCCGCCAGGTGGCCGATGAGGTCGGGGCACTGCTGATGGTCGACATGGCACACATTGCGGGTCTGGTGGCCGGAGGAGTTCACCCCAGTCCCGTTCCCTGGGCCGATGTCGTGACCAGTACCACTCACAAGACTCTCCGTGGCCCGCGCGGTGGCCTGATTCTGGAGAAGAAGGAACATGTGGGGGCCATCAACAAGACGAATTTCCCGGGCAACCAGGGCGGCCCCTTCATGCATGTCATTGCTGCCAAGGCGGTCTGTTTCCAGGAGGCCCTGCGTCCGGAGTTCCGCGACTATGCGGCCCAGATCGTGTCCAATGCCAAGGCACTGGCGGAGGCCCTGATCGAAAGAGGCTACACTCTTGTCTCCGGAGGAACCGACAATCACCAGATTCTGGTGAACTTCCGGGGCAGTGATGTGACAGGAAAGAGTGCCGAGGAAGCTCTCGAAGGCGCAGGCATTACCGTCAACAAGAATACGGTTCCCTTTGATGAGAGAAGTCCCTTTGTGACCAGCGGAATCCGCATCGGAACACCGGCCATCAGTACCCGGGGATTCCGGGAGCCGGAGCTGGCCATCACCGGCGGCCTGGTCGCTGATGTGCTGGACAGCATCCGGGGAGAGGAAGCGGATCCCGAGGTTCAGCAAAGGGTCTTCAACAAGGTGAAAGAACTGACCGCGGCTTTCCCGCTCTACGCGGAGAACTCCAGGGCGGTCTTCCCCAGCTAG
- the rpiB gene encoding ribose 5-phosphate isomerase B, which yields MRIALGTDHRGVKLKDALIGFLREAGHEIIDRGSEGGESVDYPLFAFSVAEAVASGEAERGVLICGTGIGMSIAANKVPGIRAALVYDESSLILSRQHNDANLLILPGNWLEEETAFAWLLRWIDTPFEGDRHARRLQQVADYEARD from the coding sequence ATGCGAATCGCCCTGGGGACGGATCACCGGGGAGTGAAACTCAAGGATGCCCTGATCGGCTTTCTCCGGGAGGCTGGTCACGAAATCATCGACCGGGGAAGCGAGGGCGGAGAGTCTGTGGACTATCCGCTCTTTGCCTTTTCCGTGGCGGAGGCCGTGGCATCGGGCGAGGCGGAGCGGGGGGTTCTCATCTGCGGAACCGGGATCGGAATGTCGATTGCGGCGAACAAGGTGCCGGGAATCCGGGCGGCTCTGGTCTATGATGAGTCCTCGCTGATTCTTTCAAGGCAACACAATGATGCGAATCTTCTGATTCTCCCGGGGAACTGGCTGGAGGAAGAAACTGCCTTCGCCTGGCTTCTTCGCTGGATTGACACCCCTTTTGAAGGGGATCGTCATGCAAGAAGGTTGCAACAGGTCGCTGACTACGAGGCGAGGGATTAG
- a CDS encoding ABC transporter permease produces the protein MRNWKRLGAEILESLWPPVAALALTFLISSAIILAIGENPLAIFALLFREGLASVDGFARVLNDATPLIFTGLSVSYAFRAGLFNIGGEGQLYMGAFFAALVPLLLPGLPAILALPLAVLAAATGGAAWGAIPGYLRARFGVHEVINTIMMNFIALGLTGYLVVHHLKEAGQMIPHTYEIGESYQLHPFAHSKLGLAMGLDSANPLGPSFLLALLVAVIVFIVFRRSVEGYRLRVSGLNPVAAHYGGIRTGALTVRAMAVSGALAGLVGVHEVLLYRHRFLDNFSSGLGFLGIAVALMGRNHPFGVVLAALLFGFLNTGALEIDIFTEVPRELVVVMQALVIVLVLAMSESATRRKRRRGKGAVT, from the coding sequence ATGAGAAACTGGAAGAGACTGGGCGCGGAGATTCTGGAGTCCCTGTGGCCTCCCGTGGCGGCTCTGGCTCTTACCTTCCTCATCAGTTCTGCGATCATCCTTGCCATCGGCGAAAATCCCCTTGCCATCTTTGCCCTTCTCTTTCGTGAAGGTCTGGCCAGTGTGGATGGATTTGCCCGGGTTCTCAATGACGCAACTCCGCTGATCTTTACCGGCCTGTCCGTGTCTTATGCCTTCCGCGCGGGGCTCTTCAATATCGGCGGCGAGGGCCAACTCTACATGGGTGCCTTTTTCGCCGCTCTTGTTCCCCTGCTTCTTCCCGGCCTTCCCGCCATTCTGGCTCTTCCTCTTGCGGTTCTTGCGGCGGCGACCGGCGGTGCCGCCTGGGGCGCGATTCCCGGCTATCTGCGCGCTCGCTTCGGCGTGCATGAAGTGATCAATACGATCATGATGAACTTCATAGCCTTGGGTCTAACCGGATATCTGGTGGTGCATCATCTCAAGGAAGCGGGACAGATGATTCCCCATACTTATGAAATCGGGGAGTCCTACCAGCTTCATCCTTTTGCGCACTCGAAGCTCGGACTTGCAATGGGACTGGACTCTGCAAACCCTCTGGGTCCCTCCTTCCTTCTTGCTCTCCTCGTGGCAGTGATCGTCTTCATCGTGTTCCGGCGAAGCGTGGAGGGCTACCGCCTTCGCGTGAGCGGTCTGAATCCGGTGGCAGCACACTATGGCGGGATTCGCACCGGGGCGCTGACCGTAAGAGCCATGGCTGTCAGTGGTGCATTGGCGGGCCTGGTCGGAGTGCATGAAGTCCTTCTCTACCGTCACCGCTTTCTGGACAATTTCTCCAGTGGTCTGGGCTTTCTGGGCATTGCCGTGGCCCTGATGGGTCGCAATCATCCCTTTGGCGTGGTGCTGGCCGCCCTGCTCTTCGGCTTCCTGAACACGGGGGCCCTGGAGATTGATATATTCACGGAGGTTCCCCGGGAACTGGTCGTGGTGATGCAGGCGCTGGTGATTGTTCTGGTGCTTGCCATGAGTGAATCCGCAACAAGACGCAAACGGCGGCGCGGCAAGGGGGCTGTCACATGA
- a CDS encoding ABC transporter permease yields MIALLFGTLRTATPLLFAGMGGMFSERGGVVNIALEGILLVGAFAAAAATWATGSAIIGVLAALLAGVLFSSLHALATLRFHVDQIVSGVALNLLAIGLTEFLMWVIFDSGSNSPRLETGIHAGFLVEIPPLTILVFLLLPLSSLLLFRTRFGLRLRSVGEHPEAAQSLGIPVLRMRLYGVLLSGAFAGLGGAFLSLNAHYFVKNMSAGRGFIALAALIFGKWSPKGLLAATLLFGFAEALQGHLHIAWLPVRFVQMFPYLITMVALAGMIGHSRAPAALGRPFDRG; encoded by the coding sequence ATGATTGCCCTGCTCTTCGGCACCCTGCGTACGGCAACGCCGCTTCTCTTTGCGGGAATGGGAGGCATGTTCTCCGAGCGGGGCGGTGTCGTGAATATCGCCCTGGAAGGGATTCTGCTGGTGGGTGCTTTTGCGGCAGCTGCGGCCACCTGGGCGACCGGTTCTGCGATCATCGGTGTTCTGGCGGCCTTGCTCGCAGGAGTTCTTTTCTCCTCCCTGCATGCGCTGGCTACTCTCCGTTTTCATGTCGACCAGATTGTCAGCGGCGTGGCTCTGAACCTGTTGGCCATCGGCCTTACCGAGTTTCTCATGTGGGTGATCTTTGACAGCGGAAGCAACTCTCCCCGGCTTGAAACCGGAATCCATGCCGGTTTTCTGGTGGAGATTCCTCCTCTGACCATTTTGGTCTTCCTTCTTTTGCCCCTCTCTTCCCTGCTTCTCTTTCGAACCCGTTTTGGTCTGCGTCTTCGCTCTGTCGGAGAGCATCCCGAGGCTGCTCAATCTCTGGGGATCCCTGTTCTTCGTATGCGGCTCTACGGGGTCTTGCTCAGTGGGGCCTTTGCGGGGCTCGGAGGAGCCTTTCTCAGTCTCAATGCCCACTATTTTGTGAAAAACATGAGTGCCGGTCGTGGCTTTATCGCTCTGGCGGCATTGATTTTCGGAAAATGGAGCCCGAAGGGTCTGCTGGCGGCTACCCTGCTCTTCGGTTTTGCCGAGGCTCTGCAGGGGCATTTGCACATAGCCTGGCTCCCGGTGCGCTTCGTCCAGATGTTTCCCTACCTGATCACCATGGTCGCCCTGGCCGGCATGATTGGCCACAGTCGGGCTCCTGCTGCCCTTGGGCGCCCCTTTGATCGAGGATAG
- the purE gene encoding 5-(carboxyamino)imidazole ribonucleotide mutase translates to MSEKARVGIVLGSKSDEALLEPMTDVLDRLGVVWESRVASAHRDPALVADFAGSAEERGLRAIIAVAGLSAALPGVVAAHTLLPVIGVPVQGGALQGVDALLSMAQMPRGVPVATVAIGKTGAVNAALLAGRILAVDDREVRDRLLAIMEEWKQS, encoded by the coding sequence ATGAGTGAGAAAGCACGGGTCGGGATCGTTCTTGGAAGCAAAAGCGATGAAGCTCTTCTGGAGCCGATGACCGATGTCCTCGACCGCTTGGGAGTTGTCTGGGAGTCGCGCGTGGCCAGTGCTCACCGTGACCCGGCTCTGGTCGCGGACTTTGCGGGAAGTGCGGAAGAGAGAGGACTTCGGGCCATTATTGCTGTTGCTGGATTGAGTGCCGCCCTTCCCGGAGTGGTGGCCGCCCATACTCTGCTCCCCGTGATCGGGGTTCCTGTTCAGGGGGGCGCTCTTCAGGGAGTGGATGCCCTCCTGTCTATGGCTCAAATGCCTCGCGGAGTTCCGGTGGCCACGGTGGCCATTGGCAAGACGGGCGCAGTCAATGCGGCTCTTCTTGCCGGACGAATTCTTGCTGTCGACGACAGGGAAGTCAGAGACAGGTTGCTTGCTATCATGGAGGAATGGAAACAGTCATGA
- a CDS encoding polyprenyl synthetase family protein: MHTGFLKGLQLGATGLSSSLKEDLARVEERIDDSLSSGIPYIRRLSDAVLEVRGKMFRPALVILSAGKPGESSSSTLLAGAVVEMIHTATLLHDDVVDCSQKRRGLPTLNHRFGDGPSILMADYIYSRAITLLVEAELTAVLGLLARTVHQMSIGELLQLELKEGGEIDEEAYFRVIYEKTARLIESSCRTGAILSGRSDREVEALGTFGRKIGMAFQIVDDVLDYRSDESTLGKPVGSDLAEGKQTLPFLRALDGAEKSEREKMMELFRNRDTGELLEWVRLSGGVDSSLEEARSLGLEAREALKLLPESPVRLALGAAADYVIERPF; the protein is encoded by the coding sequence ATGCACACCGGTTTCCTGAAAGGGCTTCAGCTAGGCGCAACGGGACTTTCTTCTTCCCTGAAGGAAGACCTCGCGCGCGTGGAAGAGAGGATTGACGACAGTCTTTCCTCCGGGATTCCCTATATTCGGAGACTTTCCGATGCGGTTCTCGAGGTACGGGGAAAGATGTTTCGTCCCGCTCTCGTGATCCTCTCCGCGGGCAAGCCGGGAGAAAGCTCCTCTTCGACCCTTCTTGCGGGCGCGGTGGTGGAAATGATCCACACGGCCACGCTGCTTCACGATGATGTGGTTGATTGCAGCCAGAAGCGCCGGGGGCTTCCGACCCTGAACCACCGCTTCGGGGACGGTCCTTCCATTTTGATGGCCGACTACATATACTCCCGTGCCATTACTCTTCTGGTGGAAGCGGAACTGACGGCTGTGCTCGGGCTTCTTGCAAGAACCGTCCACCAGATGAGCATCGGCGAGCTTCTTCAACTGGAGTTGAAAGAGGGCGGGGAGATTGACGAGGAGGCCTATTTCCGGGTGATCTATGAGAAGACCGCCCGACTGATCGAGTCATCCTGTCGGACGGGGGCAATTCTCTCCGGCCGCTCCGACCGGGAGGTGGAAGCTCTGGGGACCTTCGGCCGGAAGATCGGGATGGCCTTCCAGATCGTGGATGATGTGCTCGACTACCGCTCAGATGAATCGACACTGGGAAAACCGGTGGGCTCGGATCTGGCGGAGGGGAAACAGACCCTTCCCTTCCTTCGTGCTCTCGACGGCGCGGAGAAATCGGAGAGAGAAAAAATGATGGAACTGTTTCGGAACAGGGACACCGGAGAGCTTCTGGAGTGGGTTCGTCTCTCGGGAGGAGTCGATTCCTCTCTTGAAGAAGCAAGAAGTCTGGGGCTGGAAGCCCGGGAAGCCCTGAAGCTCTTGCCCGAGAGTCCGGTCCGCCTTGCTCTGGGCGCAGCAGCAGACTATGTAATCGAACGACCTTTCTGA
- the nrdR gene encoding transcriptional regulator NrdR — MKCPFCGHQEDKVVDSRSTREGEAIRRRRECIACSARYTTYEYVEHGPVTVVKSNGTRESYSREKMLSGLLKACEKRPVAREDLETLVDEVEQEVIYSGLAQEITAQKIGEELILRLRDLDEVAYVRFASVYRRFTELSQFAEEMERLLREREKGDS, encoded by the coding sequence TTGAAGTGTCCCTTTTGCGGCCATCAGGAAGACAAGGTGGTCGATTCCCGCAGCACGCGTGAGGGAGAGGCCATTCGCAGGAGGCGGGAGTGTATTGCCTGTTCCGCCCGCTACACTACCTACGAGTATGTCGAACACGGCCCGGTTACCGTGGTGAAGTCCAACGGAACACGGGAATCCTACTCGCGTGAGAAGATGCTCTCCGGTCTCTTGAAAGCCTGCGAGAAGCGCCCCGTTGCACGCGAGGATCTTGAGACACTGGTTGATGAGGTGGAGCAGGAGGTCATCTATTCAGGTTTGGCCCAGGAAATCACGGCCCAGAAAATAGGGGAGGAACTGATCCTCCGCCTGCGGGACCTTGATGAGGTGGCCTATGTACGCTTCGCTTCTGTCTATCGCCGCTTTACGGAATTGAGCCAGTTCGCCGAGGAAATGGAACGATTGCTTCGGGAAAGAGAAAAGGGGGACTCATGA
- the tatC gene encoding twin-arginine translocase subunit TatC: MSEALKSMPLLDHLKALRKVLAVSFGVLIVGTLLCWAFSERILVLITELLPNEEAAHIFSPPEAFLIRLKVSAFTALFLGLPFIFYQIWAFIAPGLFLPEKRRIFPVFLSSVVLFYLGSYFAYTVIIPIMMNYFFGLSPEGTEMTVGISQLFSVVSRLSLAFGIVFQLPVVILVLSVLGVVSPGWLLSQWRIALLLMLLFSSLLTPPDLISQIAMTLPLFLLYLLSALIAILARGKRGRVDSAEDP; the protein is encoded by the coding sequence ATGTCCGAAGCCCTGAAGAGCATGCCGCTATTGGATCACCTGAAGGCACTGAGAAAGGTGCTGGCCGTGAGTTTCGGGGTGCTGATCGTGGGGACCCTGCTCTGCTGGGCATTTTCTGAGAGAATCCTGGTGCTCATCACCGAGCTTCTTCCAAACGAGGAAGCCGCACACATCTTTTCACCGCCCGAGGCCTTCCTGATTCGACTGAAGGTGAGTGCCTTCACCGCCCTCTTCCTCGGCCTTCCCTTCATTTTCTACCAGATCTGGGCTTTCATTGCCCCGGGCCTTTTTCTTCCGGAGAAACGACGGATCTTCCCGGTCTTCCTTTCCTCGGTCGTCCTCTTCTACCTTGGCAGCTACTTTGCCTACACGGTGATCATCCCGATCATGATGAACTACTTCTTCGGTCTCAGTCCTGAAGGTACGGAGATGACGGTCGGGATCAGCCAGCTCTTCTCGGTGGTGTCGCGCCTCAGTCTGGCCTTTGGTATTGTCTTCCAGTTACCCGTCGTCATTCTTGTGCTGAGCGTGCTGGGAGTGGTTTCTCCGGGCTGGTTGCTTTCCCAATGGCGAATTGCCCTGCTCTTGATGCTCCTGTTTTCCTCTCTTCTCACGCCTCCGGATCTCATCAGCCAGATTGCGATGACCCTTCCTCTCTTCTTGCTCTACCTGCTCAGTGCCCTGATTGCGATTCTTGCCAGAGGCAAGCGGGGGCGCGTTGACAGTGCAGAAGACCCGTGA